In Stieleria varia, one genomic interval encodes:
- a CDS encoding arylsulfatase: MRFSTRCFYVALVLSVLLLGSAPKPLHAQSAARPNVVFILADDLGYREMGAFGQELIKTPNLDRLAAEGMRLTQHYSGNAVCAPSRCVLMTGKHPGHAFVRNNRESKPEGQHPIPDSEITLAELMKRAGYATGAFGKWGLGGPATDGRPLNQGVDRFFGYNCQRHAHSYYPSYLWDNEQRIALSNDPEIPGHGSLAKDADPNDPRSYDEFKGTDYAPDRINAQVLQFIRDHKSEPFFLYYPTVIPHVALHVPDEELQPYRDLGWNDPPFTRDDGYGYTPHFTPRAAYAAMITRLDRYVGNVLNELDKQGLTENTLVVFSSDNGTTHLDKEVDYLFFKSVGELRGLKGSLYEGGVRVPTLAKWPGRIAAGSASDRVSGFEDWMPTLMEVVDPKADLPEGIDGISLLPTLLGQQQPERPYLYREFSGYGGQQSLRMGDWKAVRQNMTRGNLTVELYNIAEDISESKDVASEHPDLVAKMTKMMSEVRTPSDDFPLIPLDAPVKDAKK; this comes from the coding sequence ATGAGATTTTCCACGAGGTGCTTCTACGTCGCCTTGGTCCTATCGGTCCTATTACTCGGTTCTGCTCCCAAACCGCTCCATGCCCAATCAGCGGCTCGTCCCAATGTTGTGTTTATCCTGGCGGATGATTTGGGGTATCGGGAAATGGGGGCGTTTGGACAGGAATTGATCAAGACGCCGAACTTGGATCGATTGGCAGCCGAAGGAATGCGGTTGACTCAGCACTACAGCGGCAACGCGGTGTGCGCTCCGTCGCGTTGTGTGCTGATGACAGGCAAACATCCTGGGCACGCATTTGTACGAAACAATCGTGAATCAAAACCCGAGGGACAGCATCCCATTCCCGACTCGGAAATCACGCTTGCCGAGTTGATGAAGCGGGCGGGCTACGCCACCGGCGCTTTTGGTAAGTGGGGTTTGGGCGGGCCGGCGACCGATGGCCGACCGCTCAACCAAGGCGTCGATCGATTCTTTGGCTACAACTGCCAGCGTCACGCTCATAGCTACTATCCGTCGTACCTTTGGGACAATGAGCAACGCATCGCATTGAGCAATGACCCGGAAATCCCCGGTCACGGATCATTGGCCAAAGACGCCGACCCGAATGACCCCCGAAGTTATGATGAATTCAAGGGAACCGATTACGCGCCGGATCGAATCAACGCACAAGTGCTGCAGTTCATTCGTGATCACAAAAGCGAACCGTTTTTTCTGTACTATCCGACGGTGATTCCACACGTCGCTTTGCACGTTCCGGACGAAGAGTTGCAGCCCTATCGGGATTTGGGTTGGAACGATCCGCCCTTCACTCGCGACGATGGTTACGGCTACACACCGCACTTCACGCCGCGTGCGGCTTACGCGGCGATGATCACGCGTTTGGATCGCTATGTGGGAAATGTTTTGAATGAACTCGACAAGCAAGGACTGACCGAAAACACCTTGGTCGTGTTCAGCAGCGACAACGGAACAACACACTTGGACAAAGAGGTCGACTACTTGTTCTTTAAGAGCGTTGGAGAACTACGCGGTTTGAAGGGCTCACTGTACGAGGGCGGCGTTCGTGTCCCCACGCTGGCCAAGTGGCCCGGTCGCATCGCCGCTGGTAGTGCAAGCGATCGTGTCAGTGGATTCGAGGACTGGATGCCGACGCTGATGGAGGTCGTTGATCCGAAGGCCGACTTGCCTGAGGGAATCGACGGGATTTCATTGCTGCCGACCTTGCTGGGACAACAACAGCCGGAGCGACCTTATTTGTACCGGGAGTTTTCCGGTTACGGCGGTCAGCAGTCGCTGCGAATGGGCGACTGGAAAGCGGTTCGTCAAAACATGACACGGGGCAATCTGACCGTGGAACTCTACAACATCGCCGAAGACATCTCGGAGTCCAAGGATGTCGCGAGCGAGCATCCGGATTTGGTGGCCAAGATGACCAAGATGATGTCCGAGGTTCGTACACCATCGGATGATTTTCCGTTGATCCCGTTGGATGCGCCAGTAAAGGACGCGAAAAAGTGA
- a CDS encoding sulfotransferase has translation MIRVTDPAIPQTKCMILTSQRSGSVFLQKYLHSHPEICCHGEVLLGLGGPCGCEPPAFLNRHRRARLAWAWVFSGAAISPNRVIDRTLDSAPDARAVAFRGMYNQLQRQSIVEHLLKIPNLKIIHLMRDDLLRQYVSRKQMHHRYNLHGKGSAHTSKPLKLNAISISPAAAIAEMTTMARSRETLHKAFENNGNEILTLHYERLLQSGSVEDSDRSQLCDFLGVSDQEMTSDLVKMSKAPLEDLVDNYDELKSVLQDTEFADLLDAEQPVLA, from the coding sequence ATGATCCGCGTGACTGATCCTGCCATTCCGCAAACCAAGTGCATGATCCTGACCAGTCAACGGTCGGGATCCGTGTTCTTGCAAAAGTACTTGCATTCGCATCCAGAGATCTGTTGTCACGGTGAAGTCCTGTTGGGGCTCGGCGGACCCTGCGGCTGCGAGCCGCCGGCCTTCCTGAATCGGCATCGTCGCGCACGATTGGCATGGGCCTGGGTGTTCAGCGGCGCTGCGATCTCGCCCAATCGCGTCATCGACCGTACGCTAGATTCCGCACCCGACGCCCGTGCCGTCGCGTTCCGTGGCATGTACAACCAGCTGCAGCGGCAAAGCATTGTCGAGCACCTACTGAAAATCCCAAACCTCAAGATCATCCACTTGATGCGTGACGACTTGCTGCGCCAGTATGTTTCTCGCAAACAAATGCATCATCGATACAACTTGCACGGCAAGGGATCAGCCCACACCAGCAAACCGCTGAAACTCAATGCGATCTCAATCTCACCAGCGGCTGCCATCGCCGAGATGACGACGATGGCCCGCAGCCGTGAAACCCTACATAAAGCGTTCGAGAACAACGGCAACGAAATCCTGACGTTGCACTACGAACGTTTGCTGCAGTCGGGCAGCGTGGAGGATTCGGATCGATCACAGCTCTGCGATTTTCTCGGTGTCAGTGACCAAGAGATGACATCTGATTTGGTCAAAATGAGCAAGGCGCCATTGGAGGACTTGGTCGACAACTATGACGAACTCAAATCCGTGCTGCAGGATACTGAGTTCGCCGACTTGCTCGACGCCGAGCAGCCCGTGTTGGCATGA
- the wbaP gene encoding undecaprenyl-phosphate galactose phosphotransferase WbaP yields the protein MSIHFENLNLPVGVVSADAIEQLDPFIPNSAVEDHRANSNSEAGPGRQATLPRSYWQVIFTAVPLIVADFAVLLISTVAMAAVFCLWMGTSLPPTLPTQLSCILSGYFLFGAMLGLFPATGISPVIELRQCVRAVAASSVLMLVLNEIFANVTAPEIFVGVVGGLVAMVAVPLNRLFVRKYLAKAAWWGERAVIIGGGAQGRALYRFYNRATERGLRPIGLVDVDSRSDYEERYEDLSHQPYLGSILNLNRIQRRHRLRWAIVAPGGCEALDMNQVMSHASNLPNLLILPSQFLLPSLWASTRECGGVMGVHLRDHLRSPIARSVKRMIDIVITLVALICLLPVLLVIVAWVKLKSPGPVFYGHQRIGKRGASFKAWKFRTMVQNADEVLEEYLENDPEARQQWIEDQKLKDDPRIISGIGHFLRKTSLDELPQLWNVLKGEMSLVGPRPIVKSEVDRYREMYPLYLRVPPGITGLWQVSGRNDTSYEQRVRLDSYYVCNWSIWLDLYIVLRTVRTILMREGAY from the coding sequence ATGTCAATTCATTTCGAAAACCTCAACTTGCCCGTCGGCGTCGTATCTGCCGATGCGATTGAGCAGTTGGATCCGTTCATCCCCAATTCGGCGGTTGAGGATCATCGGGCCAACTCGAACTCCGAAGCAGGACCGGGCCGGCAAGCCACACTGCCCCGCAGCTATTGGCAAGTTATCTTCACCGCAGTGCCTCTGATCGTCGCCGACTTCGCGGTCTTGCTGATTTCGACAGTCGCCATGGCGGCGGTGTTCTGTCTCTGGATGGGAACCAGCCTGCCGCCAACCCTACCCACTCAACTTAGTTGCATCCTGAGCGGCTACTTTCTGTTCGGCGCCATGTTGGGGTTGTTCCCCGCCACTGGCATCAGCCCCGTCATCGAGCTGCGTCAGTGTGTTCGAGCTGTCGCTGCGTCCTCCGTCCTGATGCTGGTCCTCAACGAAATTTTTGCAAACGTGACGGCTCCGGAAATCTTTGTGGGTGTTGTCGGCGGCTTGGTGGCCATGGTGGCCGTACCGCTGAACCGCTTGTTTGTTCGCAAGTACCTTGCCAAGGCGGCTTGGTGGGGTGAACGAGCAGTGATCATCGGAGGAGGCGCCCAGGGTCGCGCGTTGTACCGTTTCTACAATCGTGCCACCGAACGCGGACTACGTCCGATCGGTCTGGTCGACGTGGATTCACGCAGCGACTATGAGGAACGATACGAGGACTTGTCGCACCAGCCCTACCTGGGATCGATCCTGAACCTCAACCGCATCCAAAGAAGACATCGTTTGCGATGGGCCATTGTCGCCCCCGGCGGATGCGAAGCGTTGGACATGAACCAAGTCATGTCACACGCGAGCAATCTGCCCAACCTACTGATCCTGCCCTCGCAGTTTCTGCTGCCCAGCTTGTGGGCCAGTACCCGTGAATGCGGCGGCGTCATGGGCGTCCACTTGCGAGACCATCTGCGCAGCCCGATCGCACGCAGCGTCAAACGTATGATCGATATCGTGATCACGCTGGTCGCCCTGATTTGTTTGCTGCCCGTGTTGCTGGTCATCGTGGCGTGGGTCAAGCTGAAATCACCCGGACCGGTTTTCTACGGTCATCAGCGTATCGGAAAACGCGGCGCGTCGTTTAAGGCATGGAAATTCCGCACCATGGTCCAAAATGCAGACGAGGTGCTCGAAGAGTACTTGGAGAACGACCCTGAGGCTCGACAGCAATGGATCGAAGACCAGAAGCTCAAGGACGACCCTCGCATCATCTCCGGAATCGGACACTTCCTGCGTAAAACCAGCTTGGATGAATTGCCCCAACTGTGGAACGTTCTCAAAGGCGAAATGAGCCTGGTCGGACCACGGCCGATCGTGAAATCCGAAGTCGACCGCTATCGCGAGATGTATCCGCTGTATTTGCGAGTCCCGCCAGGGATCACGGGTCTGTGGCAAGTTTCTGGTCGCAACGATACCAGCTACGAACAACGCGTCCGTTTGGATAGTTACTACGTTTGCAACTGGTCGATTTGGTTGGACCTGTACATCGTCCTTCGCACCGTGCGTACGATCCTGATGCGAGAAGGCGCCTACTAG
- a CDS encoding GDSL-type esterase/lipase family protein: MSVRSLLAGFCCLIISSVVSAQTSDAVSDPDLVAPYRAAAVERWEDDIQALEALDAELEPNPDAVLVIGSSSVRRWSTIQRDLAPYRPIRRGYGGAKFTDMAVFAERLISPHQFRAMLMFVGNGITGADDDHTPEQIDSLARSIVAVAHRHQPDAAVFLIEITPCEKRFAAWSKIRDVNAVLREIALTTPNTYFIPTAGLYLDSQGNPRAELFVEDKLHLNDAGYRQWGRLIRSRLDETLRMIAEESQHLAR; this comes from the coding sequence ATGTCTGTTCGCAGCTTGCTCGCCGGCTTTTGTTGTTTGATCATTTCCTCCGTTGTGTCGGCGCAGACGAGCGACGCTGTCTCGGACCCTGATCTGGTAGCACCTTATCGTGCGGCGGCAGTGGAGCGTTGGGAAGACGATATCCAAGCGTTGGAGGCGTTGGACGCGGAGTTGGAACCCAATCCGGATGCCGTTCTCGTGATCGGCAGTAGTTCTGTTCGCCGCTGGTCCACGATCCAGCGTGATCTGGCTCCCTATCGGCCAATCCGTCGTGGTTACGGGGGTGCCAAGTTCACCGACATGGCCGTCTTTGCGGAGCGTTTGATTTCGCCACACCAGTTTCGCGCGATGCTGATGTTCGTGGGCAACGGCATCACTGGGGCGGACGACGATCATACACCCGAACAGATCGATAGCCTGGCGCGATCCATCGTTGCCGTCGCCCATCGGCATCAGCCTGACGCGGCGGTGTTTCTGATCGAGATCACGCCTTGCGAAAAACGCTTCGCTGCGTGGTCAAAGATCCGTGATGTCAATGCGGTGCTGCGGGAGATCGCGTTGACGACTCCGAACACCTACTTCATCCCGACCGCGGGGCTGTATTTGGACTCCCAAGGAAATCCCCGTGCGGAGCTTTTCGTGGAAGACAAGCTCCACTTGAACGATGCCGGTTACCGTCAATGGGGACGCTTGATCCGCAGCCGTTTGGATGAGACACTGCGGATGATTGCCGAGGAATCACAGCATCTTGCGCGATAG